The following proteins come from a genomic window of Acinetobacter baumannii:
- a CDS encoding SDR family NAD(P)-dependent oxidoreductase, with protein sequence MNNNIIIFGYGTGISQAVAHKFGKEGYKIGLVARNAQKLEKAILELKAQGIEAYAFACDLAVLEDIPNLIKRIKDRLGEIKNIHWNAFHDIEGNILETPPLELTKSFHIRVSSYIATVQACLGDLEKNHGSILSTNGIFAFDAVGIDLVAKEYSSLATTAAAQYKTTNLLVHSLADSNVYVSQVIVNGFVDGRPEAKDKTYTVHPETVAEQFWYLHQHKQETVSLCGEAIQAA encoded by the coding sequence ATGAACAACAATATTATAATTTTTGGTTATGGAACGGGTATTTCCCAAGCTGTAGCACATAAATTTGGTAAAGAAGGCTATAAAATCGGGTTAGTGGCACGAAACGCCCAAAAACTTGAAAAGGCTATTCTAGAACTTAAGGCACAAGGTATTGAAGCTTACGCTTTTGCATGTGATTTAGCTGTTCTTGAAGATATACCAAATCTTATTAAACGCATTAAAGATCGATTAGGAGAGATTAAAAATATTCATTGGAATGCTTTCCATGATATTGAAGGCAATATCTTAGAAACCCCTCCACTAGAGCTTACCAAAAGCTTTCATATTCGCGTGTCGAGCTATATTGCGACGGTACAGGCTTGTCTAGGCGATTTAGAGAAGAACCACGGTAGCATTTTATCGACAAACGGAATTTTTGCTTTCGATGCAGTGGGCATCGACTTGGTTGCCAAAGAGTATTCATCGTTAGCAACTACTGCTGCCGCTCAATACAAAACCACCAACTTGCTTGTCCATAGTCTTGCTGACTCAAATGTTTATGTGAGCCAAGTGATTGTAAATGGTTTCGTAGATGGCAGACCTGAAGCCAAAGATAAAACCTACACGGTACACCCAGAAACAGTTGCGGAGCAGTTCTGGTACTTACACCAACATAAACAAGAAACAGTTTCTCTTTGTGGAGAAGCCATTCAAGCTGCTTAA
- a CDS encoding D-amino acid dehydrogenase, whose protein sequence is MRVIVLGSGVIGVASAYYLARQGAEVTVLDRQSGPAEETSFGNAGQISPGYSTPWAAPGIPFKAVKWMFQHHAPLAINLDGSMWQLQWMAQMLKNCNPQSYAVNKERMMRVAEYSRDCLRELRKDTGIHYENRAKGTLQLFRKEAQMEAVQRDISVLEECGVSYELLNGNELGRVEPALANAQDKLVGGLHLPNDETGDCYLFTNALAQIAKELGVNFQFNQNVEKLIVEGDQIKGVQVNGKVLTADRYVLAFGSYSRDFLKPLDLQLPVYPVKGYSLTIPIVDPAFAPQSTVLDETYKIAITRFDQRIRVGGMAELSGFNLGLNEDRRATLQMVTQDLFPGGDMEQASFWTGLRPMTPDSTPIIGATRFKNLFLNTGHGTLGWTMACGSGKLISDIVLNHKTDISTDGLSIQRYSHAHAA, encoded by the coding sequence ATGCGCGTAATTGTACTAGGTAGCGGCGTTATTGGAGTGGCAAGTGCCTATTATCTGGCTCGACAAGGAGCCGAGGTTACTGTTCTCGATCGCCAGTCAGGTCCTGCTGAAGAAACAAGTTTTGGTAACGCAGGTCAAATTTCGCCTGGGTATTCGACCCCTTGGGCAGCACCAGGAATTCCTTTTAAAGCTGTGAAATGGATGTTCCAACACCATGCACCGCTTGCGATTAATTTAGATGGCAGCATGTGGCAATTACAGTGGATGGCGCAAATGCTGAAAAACTGTAATCCGCAGAGTTATGCTGTGAACAAAGAACGTATGATGCGTGTGGCTGAATACAGCCGTGACTGCTTACGCGAACTTAGAAAAGACACGGGTATTCACTACGAAAACCGCGCTAAAGGTACGTTGCAGTTATTCCGTAAAGAAGCACAAATGGAAGCGGTTCAACGCGACATTAGCGTGCTTGAAGAATGCGGCGTAAGCTACGAATTATTAAATGGCAACGAGCTTGGTCGTGTAGAACCAGCTTTAGCAAATGCACAAGATAAACTCGTGGGTGGTTTACACTTACCAAATGATGAAACAGGCGACTGCTATTTATTTACCAATGCTTTAGCTCAAATTGCTAAAGAGCTAGGCGTTAACTTCCAGTTTAATCAGAACGTAGAAAAATTGATTGTCGAAGGCGATCAAATTAAAGGCGTACAGGTAAATGGCAAGGTTTTAACCGCAGATCGTTATGTTCTAGCCTTTGGTAGCTATTCACGTGATTTCTTGAAACCGCTTGATCTACAGTTACCTGTATATCCTGTAAAAGGTTACTCGTTGACGATTCCTATTGTTGACCCTGCTTTTGCTCCACAATCTACCGTGCTGGATGAAACTTACAAAATCGCGATTACTCGTTTTGACCAACGTATTCGCGTAGGTGGAATGGCTGAGTTAAGTGGCTTTAACTTAGGTCTGAACGAAGACCGCCGTGCAACCTTGCAAATGGTGACTCAAGACTTGTTCCCGGGTGGTGATATGGAACAAGCATCTTTCTGGACAGGTTTACGTCCAATGACACCAGACAGTACTCCAATTATTGGTGCGACTCGCTTTAAAAATCTGTTCTTGAATACAGGTCATGGCACTTTAGGTTGGACCATGGCGTGCGGTTCAGGAAAATTAATCAGTGACATCGTATTGAATCATAAGACTGATATCAGTACCGATGGCCTTTCAATTCAGCGTTATTCACACGCACATGCGGCTTAA
- a CDS encoding type VI immunity family protein, which yields MSTSETYLNDEEIFELVRDIPLDTSIIYGEEDQEFGICPYITFYIYHQDNEVDEVANKIIDLYEEFENEIIDKPFKLRYRDTGVWKNANKWRPSRQVMLDEMHESYKKYFVYFIGATTGDSGGQSARWALQAIIRDNGLRYTSLKISFGDKWFRENKKKWYAFVENCLIKLNPIQAYSGYEIGSPQSFNCVSPEFETVERIFSDYFYGLDIDHPSNMSFSHDDPSGLIYTPSLAAGIRTPTWCFLLSPYWIEKLGLSEEQIRLKLNDPRIEITKLPDPADPEKYSLWIRLGELSLYPIEEGVPDLLVMANELIKPIRCNDLKLTTLDAWDDDPNPRFDIDNSPQWIARFDEDSHWPEGKRVNKIHAVLLEQNAIKVLGGEICPKTGEWYSPANNMKKRYFAEGEIMPEIKDNPWGETIWYLEVTNKTE from the coding sequence ATGAGTACTTCTGAAACGTATTTAAATGATGAAGAGATTTTTGAGTTAGTACGGGATATTCCACTTGATACTTCAATTATTTATGGTGAGGAAGATCAAGAGTTTGGTATTTGTCCATACATTACCTTTTATATTTATCATCAAGATAATGAAGTAGATGAGGTAGCTAATAAAATTATCGATCTGTATGAAGAATTTGAAAATGAAATAATTGATAAGCCCTTTAAGTTAAGATACAGAGATACGGGAGTATGGAAAAATGCGAATAAATGGCGACCGTCAAGACAAGTAATGTTAGATGAAATGCATGAGAGTTATAAAAAGTATTTTGTTTATTTTATTGGGGCTACAACGGGGGATTCGGGGGGGCAAAGTGCACGTTGGGCTTTACAGGCAATTATTCGAGATAATGGCTTAAGATATACTAGCCTAAAAATTTCATTTGGCGATAAGTGGTTTAGAGAAAATAAGAAAAAATGGTATGCATTTGTTGAAAATTGTCTAATAAAACTTAATCCGATTCAGGCTTATAGTGGGTATGAGATTGGTAGTCCACAAAGCTTTAATTGTGTATCACCTGAATTTGAAACAGTAGAGCGAATTTTTAGTGATTACTTCTATGGTTTGGATATTGATCATCCAAGTAATATGAGTTTCTCTCATGATGATCCTAGTGGTCTTATTTATACCCCTTCTTTAGCTGCAGGAATAAGAACCCCAACATGGTGTTTTTTGCTTTCACCTTATTGGATAGAAAAGCTAGGGTTAAGCGAGGAGCAAATCCGCCTAAAACTCAATGATCCACGAATCGAGATTACCAAATTACCAGATCCAGCAGACCCTGAAAAATACAGTCTATGGATTCGACTTGGAGAATTATCACTTTATCCAATTGAAGAGGGTGTTCCAGATTTACTGGTGATGGCAAATGAACTTATTAAGCCAATTCGTTGTAATGATTTAAAATTAACGACTTTAGATGCATGGGATGATGATCCAAATCCAAGATTTGATATAGACAACTCTCCGCAATGGATTGCTCGTTTCGATGAGGATAGCCATTGGCCTGAAGGAAAACGAGTCAATAAAATTCATGCGGTATTGCTAGAGCAAAATGCAATTAAGGTACTAGGCGGTGAAATTTGCCCGAAAACAGGTGAATGGTATAGCCCTGCAAATAATATGAAGAAGCGCTACTTTGCAGAAGGTGAAATCATGCCTGAGATTAAAGATAACCCTTGGGGCGAAACGATTTGGTATTTGGAAGTTACAAATAAAACAGAATAA
- a CDS encoding TonB-dependent receptor: MRHKLGLLSSLGLSFISTLTWGEETSTVLETIRVQAESTREDVSQNSSATKFTHDVLDVPFNRAYLSKQIMEQQDVQRIDDALTLVSGVFHQNSFGGGFWDNYSFRGFSTDPNLGAAMIRNGLSVNRGINAPKDVVNIESLEFLKGPMAALYGRGETGGLLNLNSKKPQWESESELNLRANTQEQYRISLEHTAPINDELAYRLAVAHEDNQSFRDHVSSERWFFSPQLTWKISDQTQLDFDSEFTEHKGTFDRGVSTVNHQFVMDPKTFTGEPDDGDLKIKDYFYQLRLSHEFNPDWKLNSAVSYKDAQMVGFATEPRRMQNDGRTLERQRRYRDYTSEDVLAQTELLGKLDTSWARHEILLSTELGQLDYKQNQLRRNHSTDSPNTIDIYQPEYGKYLPNLTPFTDTKERQRYFALNVQDQIFFNDQWSVLLGNRFDQVEQDFKNHIKQTEDNQTLHQNSPRFGVNFKASEQWAFYTNYGRSFAMNSGMNRNGQTFAPEKGESYEVGTKYKINDQSVLSLALFKMKKRNVLTTDPIDSNFQTAAGEVSSKGIEFDLNSQINDRWFVNANYSYTDAQIEKDQDLAKGARLSNVPKHQGAISTNYEFLQDGARKAGVGANLTYVGERSGHNLDNGFNLPSYTLVNLNGYYAPSDRLRYQLNINNLFDKTYYVSSYSDLWVQPGEPLNASISAQWKF, encoded by the coding sequence ATGCGACACAAATTAGGATTGTTGTCTTCGTTAGGTCTATCATTTATATCGACACTCACTTGGGGAGAGGAAACGTCAACGGTACTTGAGACCATACGTGTTCAGGCTGAAAGTACCCGAGAAGATGTGAGCCAAAATAGCTCGGCAACTAAATTTACTCACGATGTTTTAGATGTCCCTTTTAACCGTGCTTATCTTTCTAAACAAATAATGGAACAGCAAGACGTGCAACGGATTGATGACGCATTAACTTTAGTCAGTGGGGTTTTTCATCAAAATAGTTTTGGTGGTGGTTTTTGGGATAACTACTCATTTCGTGGCTTTAGTACCGACCCCAATTTAGGTGCGGCTATGATCCGTAACGGTTTGAGTGTTAACCGAGGAATTAATGCTCCAAAAGATGTAGTAAATATTGAATCTTTAGAATTTTTAAAAGGACCAATGGCGGCGCTATATGGTCGCGGCGAAACAGGAGGTTTGCTGAACCTCAACAGTAAAAAACCACAGTGGGAAAGCGAAAGTGAACTTAACCTACGTGCCAATACCCAAGAACAATATCGAATTAGTCTGGAGCATACCGCGCCTATTAACGATGAACTCGCCTATCGTTTAGCAGTGGCTCATGAAGATAATCAAAGCTTCCGTGATCATGTCAGCAGTGAACGCTGGTTCTTTTCACCACAGCTTACATGGAAAATTTCAGACCAAACGCAACTCGACTTTGACAGTGAATTTACTGAGCATAAAGGAACCTTTGACCGTGGGGTCAGCACAGTCAATCACCAGTTTGTGATGGACCCGAAAACCTTTACAGGTGAACCTGACGACGGCGATTTGAAAATAAAAGATTACTTTTACCAATTACGTCTTAGTCACGAATTTAACCCTGACTGGAAACTAAATAGTGCGGTCAGTTATAAAGATGCACAAATGGTCGGCTTTGCGACCGAACCTCGTCGTATGCAAAACGATGGACGTACTTTAGAGCGTCAACGTCGCTATCGTGATTATACGAGTGAAGATGTTCTGGCTCAGACAGAGTTACTTGGCAAGCTTGATACGTCTTGGGCTCGTCATGAAATTCTACTTTCAACCGAACTTGGTCAACTCGACTACAAACAAAACCAGCTTCGTCGCAACCACAGCACAGACTCACCAAACACAATTGATATCTACCAACCTGAATATGGCAAATATTTACCGAATCTCACTCCGTTTACCGACACCAAAGAGCGCCAGCGTTACTTCGCGCTTAATGTACAAGATCAGATCTTTTTCAATGACCAGTGGAGCGTGTTACTCGGTAACCGTTTTGATCAGGTCGAACAAGACTTTAAAAATCATATAAAACAGACCGAAGATAACCAGACACTTCACCAGAATAGTCCACGTTTCGGAGTAAATTTTAAAGCCTCTGAGCAATGGGCGTTTTATACAAACTATGGTCGCTCATTTGCCATGAATAGTGGTATGAACCGAAATGGACAAACCTTCGCTCCTGAAAAAGGCGAAAGCTATGAAGTCGGTACCAAATATAAAATAAACGACCAAAGTGTGCTGAGCCTCGCTTTGTTTAAAATGAAAAAACGAAATGTACTCACAACTGACCCAATCGACAGTAACTTTCAAACCGCAGCAGGCGAAGTGAGCAGTAAAGGGATTGAGTTTGACTTAAATAGCCAGATCAATGACCGCTGGTTCGTCAATGCCAACTATAGTTATACCGATGCTCAAATTGAAAAAGACCAAGACTTGGCAAAAGGCGCACGGCTGAGCAATGTTCCAAAACACCAAGGTGCTATAAGCACTAACTATGAGTTTCTACAAGACGGTGCAAGAAAAGCAGGCGTAGGTGCCAATCTCACTTATGTGGGTGAGCGTAGCGGGCATAACCTAGATAACGGTTTTAATTTACCAAGTTATACGCTGGTCAATTTAAATGGCTACTATGCACCATCTGACCGTTTACGCTATCAGCTGAATATAAATAACCTATTTGATAAGACCTACTATGTCTCAAGCTATAGCGATTTATGGGTTCAACCGGGTGAACCACTGAACGCCTCAATTTCGGCACAGTGGAAGTTTTAA
- a CDS encoding RluA family pseudouridine synthase produces MPLNDNFVYAPPQDPLSILFEDDDLIVVDKPAGLLSVMGRLPEHHDSAYLRVLEKFPLAKVTHRLDMATSGLLMFAKHRDAEVAVSKMFQARTVKKHYIALVQGQVKQEGSVEVPLITDWENRPRQIVHFELGKHAKTLFQPLVYDATTDQSRVLLEPVTGRSHQLRVHMMHIGHPIMGDKLYHPEPKRFHLNRMALHAAYLAFQHPLKGTDVVIESQVPF; encoded by the coding sequence ATGCCTTTAAACGACAACTTTGTTTACGCTCCACCACAAGATCCGCTTTCAATTTTATTTGAAGATGACGATTTAATTGTGGTTGATAAACCTGCGGGTTTGTTGTCGGTCATGGGTCGGTTACCTGAACATCATGACAGTGCGTATTTAAGGGTATTGGAAAAGTTCCCTTTAGCAAAGGTTACGCACCGTTTAGATATGGCAACCTCAGGTTTACTTATGTTTGCCAAACATCGCGATGCAGAAGTTGCGGTAAGTAAAATGTTTCAGGCCAGAACAGTCAAAAAACATTATATTGCTTTGGTGCAAGGCCAAGTAAAACAAGAGGGCAGTGTTGAAGTTCCACTCATTACTGACTGGGAAAATCGCCCAAGACAAATTGTACATTTTGAATTAGGTAAACATGCTAAAACCTTGTTTCAACCATTGGTTTATGATGCAACAACAGATCAAAGTCGTGTGTTGCTGGAACCTGTGACAGGGCGTTCGCATCAGTTACGTGTACATATGATGCATATTGGGCATCCGATTATGGGGGACAAGTTATATCATCCTGAACCTAAACGGTTTCATTTGAATCGTATGGCTTTACACGCTGCATATCTTGCTTTTCAACACCCCTTGAAGGGAACAGATGTGGTGATTGAGTCACAAGTGCCTTTTTAA
- a CDS encoding nuclear transport factor 2 family protein, protein MSLSQKEIAVRFLELAAAGEVDEAYGNYTAPNFKHHNPYYAGDKTSLKEGMRESAIETPNKVLEVQHVIEDGALVAVHSKLEMQMNDKLTILAVVHICRFENGKIAEFWDIGQIQPDPLVNENGMF, encoded by the coding sequence ATGAGCTTATCTCAAAAAGAAATTGCGGTACGTTTTTTAGAGCTTGCTGCCGCTGGCGAGGTCGATGAAGCCTACGGCAATTACACCGCCCCAAACTTTAAGCATCACAATCCTTATTATGCTGGTGATAAGACTTCTTTAAAGGAAGGGATGCGTGAAAGTGCAATTGAAACTCCAAACAAAGTTCTTGAAGTTCAGCATGTCATTGAGGATGGTGCTTTAGTTGCAGTACATTCGAAACTGGAAATGCAAATGAATGACAAGCTAACAATTTTAGCTGTGGTTCATATATGCCGTTTTGAAAATGGAAAAATTGCGGAGTTTTGGGATATTGGGCAAATACAGCCCGATCCACTCGTTAATGAAAATGGTATGTTCTAG
- a CDS encoding ribonuclease E inhibitor RraB encodes MNRDYEQFPDDDNGNVLWQMVEDGDDLTELHEIEFSIAFQDQQNAEQCAMHLLYQEQKISLFQDDSVEPNEWIITIFVTMEPEYSDIVDLEQWFSTIAEQFNGEYDGWGCMAYVFDEEEDDILQ; translated from the coding sequence ATGAACCGCGATTACGAACAATTTCCAGATGATGATAACGGCAATGTACTTTGGCAAATGGTTGAAGACGGGGATGATTTAACCGAGCTTCATGAAATTGAATTTTCAATTGCATTTCAAGATCAGCAAAATGCAGAGCAATGCGCGATGCATTTACTCTATCAAGAGCAAAAAATTTCTCTTTTCCAAGATGATTCCGTTGAACCGAATGAATGGATCATTACCATCTTTGTTACGATGGAACCAGAGTATTCAGATATTGTTGATCTGGAGCAGTGGTTTTCGACAATCGCTGAGCAATTTAACGGCGAATATGATGGGTGGGGATGCATGGCTTATGTCTTCGACGAAGAAGAAGATGACATTTTACAGTAA
- a CDS encoding Lrp/AsnC ligand binding domain-containing protein, producing MRPLDRIDRMILDILQREGRIAISELASRVNLSTTPCSERVKRLERDGIIMGYYARLNPAYVDRNLLVFLEIKLSAKSGDVFDQVARDLVEIPEVLECHLISGEFDYLVKARLKEMSAYRRLLGDLLKKLPASASSHSYVVMEEVKETLYLDVSK from the coding sequence ATGCGCCCCTTAGATCGTATAGATCGCATGATTCTGGATATTTTGCAGCGTGAAGGACGAATTGCGATTAGTGAATTGGCATCAAGAGTCAACCTCTCTACCACCCCTTGTTCAGAGCGTGTAAAGCGCCTTGAGCGCGATGGCATTATCATGGGTTATTACGCACGGCTAAACCCCGCCTACGTTGACCGTAACCTGCTTGTCTTTTTAGAAATTAAGTTATCTGCCAAATCTGGCGATGTATTTGATCAGGTGGCTAGAGACTTAGTTGAGATTCCTGAAGTGCTCGAATGTCACCTCATTTCAGGTGAATTTGACTACCTTGTAAAAGCGCGTTTAAAAGAAATGAGTGCATACCGTCGCTTGTTAGGAGATCTATTAAAGAAACTCCCAGCTTCGGCATCTTCACACAGTTATGTGGTCATGGAAGAAGTGAAAGAAACTCTGTATTTAGATGTAAGCAAGTAA
- a CDS encoding RidA family protein codes for MSNSDIQKINTNEVMSAVTVFNKVVYLSGQVPKNTEQDVAGQTREILATIDELLALANTDKSRLLSAQLYLKNLSDFSTVNAIWVDWLKGCVAPSRATIQADLVNPDWLIEIAVTAAQK; via the coding sequence ATGTCTAATTCAGATATACAAAAGATTAACACTAACGAAGTCATGAGCGCCGTGACTGTTTTTAACAAAGTGGTTTATTTGTCAGGTCAGGTGCCTAAAAATACCGAGCAGGACGTGGCAGGTCAAACCCGTGAAATTCTTGCAACAATTGATGAACTTTTGGCATTAGCCAATACCGATAAATCTCGCTTGCTCTCTGCGCAGCTCTATTTGAAAAATCTTTCTGACTTTTCAACTGTAAATGCAATTTGGGTTGACTGGTTAAAAGGGTGTGTTGCTCCATCGCGTGCCACAATTCAGGCCGATTTGGTCAATCCAGATTGGTTAATTGAAATTGCCGTGACGGCAGCACAAAAGTAA
- a CDS encoding DUF1624 domain-containing protein, producing MSLEKNIERLQSIDALRGLVIIIMLLDHVRETFYLHKQVTDPMDVTVTEPALFGSRLLAHICAPVFVLLTGISAFLFQSKKQDLQQTRAFLLKRGLFLIALELTLVNFAWTATFPPEVIYLQVIWAIGISMVVLACCVSLPLPVLASVALVIIFGHNLLDSVHFSQGILQNIWFVLHERGWLEIAGIKLRTSYPVLPWIGVILLGYVLGQFFSSKYSANQRIRALLSLGLASIGLFVLLRFINVYGDQPWQHFESLQLSLMSFFNLTKYPPSLLFILLNVGIGLLVLVAFERMQQYSFLKPLVVFGSVPMFFYLLHLYVLKLMYVLALSVWGANYGNYLSVNHVWMLWLTTIVLSFVLYPAVKWFSKFKHQNKHISILKYF from the coding sequence ATGTCTTTAGAAAAGAATATTGAACGTTTACAGTCGATTGATGCATTGCGTGGTTTGGTGATCATCATTATGTTGCTCGACCATGTAAGAGAAACTTTCTATTTACATAAACAGGTTACCGACCCAATGGACGTAACAGTAACAGAACCGGCTTTATTTGGCAGTCGATTATTGGCCCATATTTGTGCTCCGGTTTTTGTACTTTTAACCGGTATTTCTGCTTTTTTATTTCAGTCAAAAAAACAAGATTTACAGCAAACACGTGCTTTTTTATTAAAGCGTGGCTTATTTTTGATTGCACTAGAGCTCACGCTGGTGAACTTTGCATGGACAGCAACTTTTCCACCTGAAGTCATTTATTTACAAGTGATCTGGGCGATTGGTATTAGCATGGTGGTGCTAGCGTGCTGTGTAAGTTTGCCTTTGCCTGTTCTTGCTAGTGTAGCGTTGGTGATTATTTTTGGACACAACTTATTAGATTCTGTGCACTTCTCACAAGGCATCCTACAGAATATATGGTTCGTTTTACACGAACGTGGCTGGCTTGAGATTGCAGGCATCAAGCTTCGTACAAGTTACCCTGTTTTACCTTGGATTGGGGTGATTTTATTAGGCTACGTATTAGGTCAGTTCTTTAGTTCAAAATATTCAGCAAATCAAAGAATCCGCGCTTTACTCAGTCTTGGTTTAGCAAGTATCGGGTTATTTGTTTTACTGCGTTTTATCAATGTCTATGGTGACCAGCCGTGGCAACATTTTGAGTCATTACAACTGAGCCTCATGAGCTTTTTTAACCTCACCAAGTATCCGCCGTCTTTATTATTTATTTTGCTGAATGTTGGAATTGGCTTGCTTGTGCTCGTTGCTTTTGAACGTATGCAGCAATATTCATTTCTAAAACCATTGGTCGTGTTTGGTTCGGTGCCGATGTTCTTTTATTTACTGCACTTATATGTGTTGAAACTGATGTATGTGTTGGCACTCAGTGTGTGGGGAGCTAACTACGGAAACTATTTGTCGGTCAATCATGTGTGGATGTTATGGTTAACCACGATTGTATTGTCTTTTGTACTCTATCCAGCGGTGAAATGGTTCTCGAAATTTAAACATCAAAACAAACATATTTCGATTTTAAAATATTTCTAA
- a CDS encoding DUF1003 domain-containing protein, with protein sequence MENKNQCRQCAVCGKSFPLKDLVSGEVIRNVISDEILKDHPDWSYSSFICRADLADYRIKYVQSLLRSEKGELSNLENEVIGSMQRHELISRNTESDFDQNWTFGEKLADKIASFGGSWAFLICFALFLTGWIVLNTVVMVVRPVDPYPFILLNLVLSCLAAIQAPIIMMSQNRQEAKDRLRSQHDYQINLKAELEIRHLHEKMDHLLSHQWERLAHIQEIQLDLLAEMNKKR encoded by the coding sequence ATGGAGAATAAAAATCAGTGTCGCCAATGCGCCGTATGTGGAAAGAGCTTTCCTTTAAAAGATTTAGTATCGGGTGAAGTCATCCGTAACGTGATTAGTGATGAAATTTTAAAAGACCATCCAGATTGGAGCTACTCAAGCTTTATTTGTCGGGCCGATCTGGCAGATTATCGAATTAAATATGTGCAGTCATTATTACGCTCGGAAAAGGGCGAGTTATCTAACCTAGAAAATGAAGTGATTGGCAGTATGCAACGGCATGAACTGATTAGCCGAAATACAGAGTCAGATTTTGATCAAAACTGGACGTTTGGAGAAAAACTGGCAGATAAAATCGCATCATTTGGTGGTAGCTGGGCTTTTCTTATTTGTTTTGCTTTATTTTTAACGGGGTGGATTGTTTTAAATACGGTTGTGATGGTGGTCCGTCCCGTCGACCCTTATCCTTTTATTTTGCTGAATTTAGTGTTGTCATGTTTAGCTGCAATTCAAGCACCTATTATTATGATGAGTCAAAACCGCCAAGAAGCAAAAGACCGTTTGCGTTCGCAACATGACTATCAAATTAATTTAAAAGCCGAGCTTGAGATTCGCCATTTACATGAAAAAATGGACCATCTTTTATCGCATCAGTGGGAAAGGCTTGCACATATTCAAGAAATTCAGCTCGATCTTTTAGCTGAAATGAATAAAAAACGATAA
- the alr gene encoding alanine racemase, producing MPRPITAVIHRQALQNNLAVVRKAMPNSKVFAVVKANAYGHGIERVYEAFKAADGFALLDLEEAKRIRALGWTGPILLLEGIFSPQDLFDCVQYQLSFTIHSEAQIEWVEQHPYPAQFDVFLKMNSGMNRLGFKPQHYVQAWERLNNLANVAKITHMMHFSDADGDRFGQQGIDYQITAFEEIVKDLPGERSVSNSAAILRYQDQLKSDYVRSGIMLYGSSPDYPTHSIADWGLQPTMSLRSEIISVQHLEPNESVGYGSNFVAEQPITIGIVACGYADGYQRISPTGTPVLVDSVRTRTVGRVSMDMLAVDLTGIESAKVGSEVVLWGQSSTGVVLSIDDVAVSSGTVGYELMCAVTARVQFINQV from the coding sequence ATGCCTCGTCCTATTACCGCAGTGATCCACCGTCAAGCCTTACAAAATAACTTGGCGGTGGTGCGCAAGGCTATGCCAAACAGTAAGGTCTTTGCCGTTGTCAAAGCCAATGCTTATGGACATGGAATTGAACGTGTCTATGAAGCATTTAAAGCAGCAGATGGCTTTGCCTTACTGGATCTTGAAGAAGCAAAACGAATTCGTGCTCTAGGTTGGACGGGTCCGATTTTGTTGCTCGAAGGGATTTTTTCTCCTCAAGATTTATTTGATTGTGTGCAGTATCAGCTTAGTTTCACCATTCATAGTGAAGCGCAAATCGAGTGGGTAGAACAGCATCCTTATCCTGCTCAATTTGATGTTTTTTTGAAAATGAACAGTGGTATGAACCGTCTTGGTTTTAAACCACAGCATTATGTGCAGGCTTGGGAACGTTTAAATAATTTGGCAAATGTCGCCAAGATTACCCACATGATGCATTTTTCGGATGCAGATGGTGATCGTTTCGGTCAGCAAGGTATTGATTATCAAATTACTGCCTTTGAAGAAATTGTGAAGGATTTACCGGGTGAAAGATCGGTAAGTAATAGTGCGGCAATTCTGCGTTATCAAGACCAGCTCAAATCAGATTATGTCCGTAGCGGCATCATGCTTTATGGCAGCTCGCCTGATTACCCAACCCATAGTATTGCGGATTGGGGCTTGCAGCCGACCATGAGCTTACGTAGTGAAATTATTTCCGTTCAGCATTTGGAGCCGAATGAAAGCGTAGGTTATGGCTCAAACTTTGTCGCAGAGCAACCCATAACGATTGGGATTGTGGCTTGCGGCTATGCCGATGGTTATCAACGTATTTCGCCAACAGGTACTCCAGTTTTAGTGGACTCAGTACGCACACGTACAGTTGGCCGCGTCAGTATGGATATGTTGGCAGTCGATTTAACGGGTATTGAGAGTGCCAAAGTTGGTAGTGAAGTGGTGCTCTGGGGTCAGTCAAGTACAGGCGTCGTTCTATCTATTGACGATGTTGCAGTTTCATCCGGTACGGTGGGTTATGAACTGATGTGTGCCGTCACCGCCCGTGTTCAATTTATTAATCAGGTATAA